Genomic segment of Vicinamibacterales bacterium:
CGCCGCCGTGACCGCCCTGGCGCCGCTCGCCGCGCAAGGGCCCGCCGCGGGCGCAAAAACTCCGACCGCCAACGGCACGAAGACCGCCTCAGGCGCCTGGACGCCGTTGTTCGATGGCAAGTCCCTCGCCGGCTGGCGGGGTTACAAGAAGGAAAACGCCAGCGAGACCCGCTGGAAGGTCGAGAACGGGATGCTGACCCTGCCGGCGGACGACGGCAAGGACACGCGCGGCGCCCGCGACATCATCACCGTCGACACCTACGACAACTTCGATCTGCGCTGGGAATGGAAGGCCGCCCCCGGCGCCAACAGCGGCGTCAAGTACTTCGTGCTCGAGGATCAGCCGGCCGCGATCGGCCACGAGTACCAGATCATCGACGACGAGCGCCACGCCGACGCCAAGATCGGTCCGCACCGCCAGACCGCCGCGCTCTACGACGTGTTCCCGGCGGCGGATCGCCCGATCAAGCCGGCCGGGGAATGGAACGTCAGCGAAGTGCGCGCGCACG
This window contains:
- a CDS encoding DUF1080 domain-containing protein; translated protein: MSTKFTLLAASLAAVTALAPLAAQGPAAGAKTPTANGTKTASGAWTPLFDGKSLAGWRGYKKENASETRWKVENGMLTLPADDGKDTRGARDIITVDTYDNFDLRWEWKAAPGANSGVKYFVLEDQPAAIGHEYQIIDDERHADAKIGPHRQTAALYDVFPAADRPIKPAGEWNVSEVRAHGNHVEHWLNGKKVLEYELNSPKLKDAIAKSKFKDIARFGTPVKGHILLQDHGNQVWYRKV